The sequence below is a genomic window from Draconibacterium halophilum.
TTTGATTCGTGAACAGTTAAAAATAAAAAGAAAAAACAACAGCTAACACGGTACATATTGCAGGGCGGGGTTCGGTGGTACGCCAACTGCGGATTCTCGTTTCGCAGTTCCGTGTCCTTCGGACAGGAACGCGCTCCAAAATCCGCCCCGACAACATGTACCAACCGTTAGCGGTAATTTTAACGCAACCTAATGGGAATGTATATCATCTAACACAAAAAGAACCTATGAAAAAATATCTTCCTTTCTTGATTTTATTTCCTTTCTTATTAGCAAGTTGCAATGACGAAAGTGAAAATGAAAAACTACAAAGTAGTTGTGATTATATTGACTTTAGATACTATAACGGGGCTGAGGTGTACTTAGGGGAATTATCATATGATTATTTGTTAATTGCCTGTGATACGACTTATACAAACAATGAAATTCAAGAATTCATTTCTACGGAAAGCTACTTTGACCAAAATTACGACTACACAATTTACACTCAAGCAAATTACAAATACAAAGAAATTCCTCTAAAACTTAAATCTTCAAAAAACTGTGAGGAATTAACTTCAATGATTTCCGATTTACAGCAAAATAGTATAATCTCATATGTACATTACACTATTCAAACCGACAACTGCGAAAACTTGATTTGGGAGCCAATTGGAAATTTATGTGTAGATAGTTATAGCAGTCTTTTTTATGTCAAAGTACCTGATGAAACAGATTTAACAGACTTAAATAACGTGATAACAGAAACAAATACAGAACTGGTAGAACAAAATGAATTTATGAAAAACTGGTTTACAATAAGAGCCACAAAAAGTTCAAAAGGAGACGCTCTAAAAATGGCAAACTATTTTTACGAAACAGGACTTTTTGAATCAAGTGAACCTGATATAACAAAATATCCTGTTGAATAAAAAACTACCGCTAACACAGTACATATTGCAGGGCGGGGTTCGGTGGTACGCCAACTACGGATTCTCGTTTCGCAGTTCCGTGTCCTTCGGACAGGAACGCTCTCCGAAATCCGCCCCGACAACATGTACCAACCGTTGTAGGTAATTTTAAAGACTGCTAATTAAAAGCATATTAATAAAATAAAGAAAATGAATCCAAGGACAAAATATGTTATACTGTTTGTGATAATTCCGCTAATTACTTTTGGACAAAAAACACCTATAAGTGTAAAATACCCATCGGATAATATTATTTCGATTGATATTTACAACGCTTACAAGAACCGTAAGGACTATTCTTTGAGTTTAATTGCTAAATCAATTGAATATATTCCACTGGAAACAACTCCTGAATGTTTAATTGGAGATTTATCAAATGCGTTTATAACTGCAACAGATATCTTTGTTTATGTTTATGAAAACATCTGCTATCGTTTCAACAGACAAGGAAAATTTATCAATAAAATTGGAAGGATGGGAGGAGGACCGGGCGAATGTATGCGAACAAGAGATATTGCTGTTGATTCAATCAATAAATGGGTTTATATTTTAGATTACGATAAAATAATGAAATATGATTATAATGGCGAGTTTATAGAAAGCCTCAATCCAGAATCAGGAGCCTTAGGTGGAATTAAAATATTAATGATTGAACCGCAATTGTTTATAATTAGTGGACTTGGTTATGAATACCAAGAACCAGGAAAACGTAACAGTTTCGCTATTTTTTCTGAGTTGCAAAAAAAATATATCTCAAAGATTGCCTGCGAAAAGGAAGACAAAATACCATTCTGCATTAGTATTCCATCCGTGTATAATTTTAATCAGCAGTCCTTTGTCAAAGATTTTTGGAGTGATACAATCTATCGTGTCCAAACCCCATTGAAATTGGAGACTTACGCTACTCTTAAATTAGGAAAATTCAAATACAGAGAAACAGAAGACAAATCAATCCTTTCAGGCAAGAAAGATAATAGTGACAATTTGATTTTAGAGGTATATCGCTTAGCCGAGAGTGA
It includes:
- a CDS encoding 6-bladed beta-propeller; translation: MNPRTKYVILFVIIPLITFGQKTPISVKYPSDNIISIDIYNAYKNRKDYSLSLIAKSIEYIPLETTPECLIGDLSNAFITATDIFVYVYENICYRFNRQGKFINKIGRMGGGPGECMRTRDIAVDSINKWVYILDYDKIMKYDYNGEFIESLNPESGALGGIKILMIEPQLFIISGLGYEYQEPGKRNSFAIFSELQKKYISKIACEKEDKIPFCISIPSVYNFNQQSFVKDFWSDTIYRVQTPLKLETYATLKLGKFKYRETEDKSILSGKKDNSDNLILEVYRLAESEKFIFIRTNKGVFIYDKVKEETYCANCKLPLFRTI